A stretch of Acidimicrobiales bacterium DNA encodes these proteins:
- a CDS encoding peptidylprolyl isomerase translates to MKQISPLLRRAFVAAAFVLVVSACGSDSDDALITVNGVEMMSVDELGSTFDRSLVGPALEYGITTEVLVAELSDRGYEASDEVRADAQTEFDLLAAQDPTFPAADSAEAMFVLRRFVALYAVADHLAAEGVEPSLPAELCSSHILVDTLEEAEAVVVRLDAGEDFAAVAMEVSIGPSSEVGGDIGCYTTDSLDPGYVAGARATDIGDVSAPAQSSFGWHVIHVRSFEAQSIDDPIAVRDAYLSTPEFAELEAAAFTDVEIEIHPDFGTYDPVTGVTPAG, encoded by the coding sequence GTGAAGCAGATTTCGCCCCTTCTCCGCCGTGCGTTCGTCGCCGCGGCATTCGTTCTCGTCGTGTCGGCCTGTGGGTCGGACAGTGACGACGCCCTCATCACCGTCAACGGCGTCGAGATGATGAGTGTCGACGAGCTCGGCTCGACCTTCGATCGGTCCCTCGTCGGGCCCGCGCTCGAGTACGGCATCACCACCGAGGTGCTCGTCGCCGAACTCAGCGATCGGGGCTACGAGGCGAGCGACGAGGTCAGGGCCGATGCCCAGACGGAGTTCGACCTCCTCGCCGCCCAGGACCCGACGTTCCCGGCGGCGGACTCGGCCGAAGCGATGTTCGTGCTTCGCCGCTTCGTCGCCCTCTACGCGGTGGCGGACCATCTCGCCGCCGAAGGCGTCGAGCCCTCGCTGCCGGCCGAGCTGTGCTCGTCGCACATCCTCGTCGACACGCTCGAGGAGGCGGAGGCCGTCGTCGTCCGCCTCGACGCCGGAGAGGACTTCGCCGCCGTGGCGATGGAAGTGTCGATCGGCCCGTCCAGCGAGGTCGGCGGCGACATCGGCTGCTACACGACCGACAGCCTCGACCCGGGCTACGTCGCCGGCGCCCGGGCGACCGACATCGGGGACGTCTCCGCCCCGGCTCAGAGCAGTTTCGGCTGGCACGTCATCCACGTCCGCTCGTTCGAGGCCCAGAGCATCGACGATCCGATCGCCGTGCGTGACGCCTATCTGAGCACCCCGGAGTTCGCCGAACTCGAAGCTGCCGCGTTCACCGATGTCGAGATCGAGATCCATCCGGACTTCGGCACCTACGACCCGGTCACGGGCGTCACCCCGGCCGGCTGA